Proteins encoded within one genomic window of Triticum aestivum cultivar Chinese Spring chromosome 2D, IWGSC CS RefSeq v2.1, whole genome shotgun sequence:
- the LOC123052771 gene encoding uncharacterized protein isoform X2, translating into MAAATERVRTHDAMLKEHETLPNTQAKDLASREQALAAAICAKDNELESLVQQHTKHLEDSHKRAINLQAHDAAAKLKEISNNLAATSAIKTELETHAGKLEEEVAGKKKKIEALREEARKTSSMLEGLQSHLTSKDQVLKAASSTIEDLSTKLDTLEKGLEQAKDPERALAEEVNTTRALSKDAEDKLKEQVELYNLWSKSLVNIDERISSQIATMNMKS; encoded by the coding sequence ATGGCGGCTGCTACAGAGAGAGTGCGGACTCACGATGCCATGCTGAAGGAGCACGAGACGCTGCCCAACACCCAAGCCAAGGATCTTGCCTCTCGGGAGCAGGCTTTGGCCGCCGCTATCTGTGCCAAGGATAATGAGCTGGAAAGCCTTGTTCAGCAGCACACCAAGCATCTGGAGGACAGCCACAAGAGGGCCATCAACTTGCAGGCTCATGATGCGGCCGCCAAACTGAAGGAAATCTCTAATAATCTTGCCGCCACTTCTGCAATCAAAACAGAGCTTGAAACCCACGCAGGTAAACTGGAGGAGGAGGTTGCCGGGAAAAAGAAGAAGATCGAGGCCCTCCGGGAAGAAGCACGAAAAACATCCTCCATGCTGGAGGGGCTGCAATCGCATCTTACATCTAAGGACCAGGTTCTGAAGGCTGCTTCCAGCACCATTGAAGATCTGAGCACCAAGCTGGACACTCTTGAGAAAGGTCTTGAGCAGGCGAAGGACCCTGAGAGGGCCTTGGCAGAAGAGGTCAATACTACCAGAGCTCTTAGCAAGGACGCAGAAGACAAACTCAAGGAGCAAGTCGAGCTGTACAACCTCTGGTCGAAGAGCCTAGTGAACATAGATGAGCGTATTTCCTCCCAGATCGCGACTATGAACATGAAGAGCTAG